Proteins from a single region of Psychrobacter cryohalolentis K5:
- a CDS encoding mechanosensitive ion channel family protein, which produces MRFVLFIKHRLNTTTVPSLSMSLMKLPLIVITLLVAMALSILSQPSALAAETSILGVGGTKTEEGDGTSIPDSFGRDTPRHTVQGFIAALGENDYLLASNYLNLSKSDNPTTIVRQFKQALDAGGRFQADLQINNTPEGNLTDQLPPSQENVGVIKVSDASIPLLLERVVSKEGEQYWQFSTDTLSSIPEAIENYEPTLVSRYTIDSLEGKKLFGYQLADLVAALMITISSFLFTYIAVWLLYHLLEITYPRVRDVPLPLPDKVILPLAVVIMALILSEVMVYAGVSVTLREPVNRFAEIASWVAITWLLLRIIDALFTRAVNLSYKKNYTERVSILGLLRKVVKALLLIFAVIVTFGNLGFDLTTGIAALGVGGLALALGAQKTIENLVGSVVVVADSPVRIGDYCKFGTYEGTVIDIGIRSSRVRTLTRTIVTVPNGDFSSMQIENFTSRDMFRFLHQLYIKRTADIDVVFKMVKHLDTFLDEHELTNQEWNQVNILELRQDCYIIQLQAYINATGIIEFYEKQDVLFVDLLMQVRKYDVEHALPTQQLIVKQPELQAELDHESKEGETVDKKADKKNAAADKPEAVNLSKDVDTIDDEQTADKPKDGLKKDMIDNRYKRIHKNRGYNLAKLKFKQVKKSFRFPKI; this is translated from the coding sequence ATGAGGTTTGTTTTGTTTATTAAACATCGTCTGAATACCACTACCGTGCCATCTTTATCGATGTCATTGATGAAATTACCATTAATCGTGATAACACTACTCGTTGCTATGGCACTTAGTATCCTCTCGCAGCCTAGTGCGTTGGCAGCTGAGACGAGCATACTGGGTGTGGGTGGGACTAAGACTGAGGAAGGGGATGGCACATCGATACCTGATTCATTCGGACGCGATACGCCTCGGCATACGGTGCAAGGATTTATTGCAGCATTGGGTGAAAATGATTATTTGCTGGCGAGTAATTACTTAAATCTATCTAAATCTGATAATCCCACAACCATTGTACGACAGTTCAAGCAAGCCCTCGATGCAGGTGGTCGTTTTCAGGCTGATCTACAGATTAATAATACGCCTGAAGGCAATTTGACCGATCAGCTACCGCCAAGCCAAGAAAATGTAGGTGTCATCAAAGTCAGTGATGCCAGCATTCCTCTATTACTTGAAAGAGTGGTGTCAAAAGAAGGTGAGCAATATTGGCAGTTTTCTACCGATACACTCAGCTCAATACCAGAGGCGATAGAGAACTATGAGCCGACTTTGGTTTCTCGTTATACCATTGACTCGTTGGAAGGCAAAAAGCTTTTTGGTTATCAGTTGGCTGATTTGGTAGCCGCTTTAATGATTACTATCAGTAGTTTTTTGTTCACGTACATCGCAGTATGGCTATTGTATCATTTATTAGAAATCACTTACCCTCGTGTCCGTGATGTACCGCTACCATTGCCAGATAAAGTGATATTGCCGCTAGCGGTGGTGATTATGGCGCTGATTTTATCTGAGGTGATGGTTTATGCGGGCGTGTCAGTGACCCTGCGCGAGCCTGTCAACCGTTTCGCCGAGATTGCTTCGTGGGTGGCGATAACGTGGTTGTTATTACGCATTATCGATGCATTATTTACCCGTGCAGTGAACTTAAGCTATAAGAAAAACTATACTGAACGGGTCTCAATTTTGGGGCTACTACGCAAAGTCGTCAAAGCACTGCTATTGATATTTGCAGTCATTGTCACTTTTGGTAACTTGGGCTTTGACTTAACGACGGGTATTGCGGCACTAGGTGTCGGTGGTTTAGCGTTAGCATTAGGTGCGCAAAAGACCATCGAAAACTTAGTCGGTAGTGTGGTAGTAGTGGCAGATTCGCCCGTACGTATCGGTGATTATTGCAAGTTTGGTACCTATGAAGGTACTGTTATTGATATTGGTATTCGCTCATCGCGCGTGCGTACTTTGACTCGCACTATCGTCACAGTACCTAATGGTGATTTTTCATCGATGCAAATTGAAAACTTTACCTCGCGTGATATGTTCCGCTTTTTGCATCAGCTATATATCAAGCGTACCGCTGATATCGATGTTGTGTTTAAAATGGTCAAGCACTTGGATACGTTTTTGGATGAGCATGAATTAACCAATCAAGAATGGAACCAAGTCAATATCTTAGAGTTGCGTCAAGATTGTTATATTATTCAATTGCAAGCCTATATCAATGCCACTGGTATCATCGAATTCTATGAAAAACAAGATGTGTTATTTGTTGATCTATTAATGCAAGTTAGAAAGTATGATGTAGAGCATGCCCTGCCAACACAGCAGCTGATTGTTAAGCAACCAGAGCTTCAGGCTGAATTAGATCATGAAAGTAAAGAAGGCGAGACGGTTGACAAGAAAGCTGATAAAAAAAATGCTGCTGCTGATAAGCCTGAAGCCGTTAATTTAAGCAAAGATGTGGATACTATTGATGATGAGCAGACCGCAGATAAACCCAAAGATGGCTTAAAAAAGGATATGATCGACAATAGATACAAACGCATTCATAAAAATCGTGGGTATAATTTAGCAAAACTAAAGTTCAAGCAGGTTAAAAAGAGCTTTAGATTCCCTAAGATATGA
- a CDS encoding TonB-dependent receptor plug domain-containing protein has product MVLSRSSSTTYLRLCILSAFGAFAMSANAATDVNVISDSELPQVELDKIVVTATRTPTKTSNVIAQTRVIDQEDLKRFQGQNALDIIKRQPGISHYTNGGPGTTSNFYMRGYDNKQILVLIDGVRYSSISAGGATLSLLPADQIDRIEILYGASGSSIYGSDAIGGVIQVFTKGSNIEKSQVSITAGIGSHNEYLYGASAQLNSGNGTTMSLSASHNETDGINATLPNAYGYNSDDDGFKSDNVSLALTQRINEQWLTGASALYSKSTTDYDDGAANAYSKQENGSAQAFVDWRYMPGSSVKLQYGHSIDKSDNYGSFPGVFDTKQNQVSLVGQHKFQVGQGIYGLEYLNQGLDSTAYTVDDRDVKSAFLGYLLAKNQFDAQANVRFDDNSQYGGETTYNLGGAYHINPNLRAGANYAKGFRAPTFNDLYYPGSGNTNLKPETSDNYEAFVEYDTVLQSTRLTGYHNKVDDLIGYVAKPTPGNPWGGSSENVDRAKIEGITLTSDWVVDSYLFGGSYDYQQAKNASGGASDGNFLAIRPEHKGLVYAGYRLPSLDVRAEYQYVGDYYSGVANTDSQLVDSYGLLNISGNYKLTDNLSMTARLNNIANKKYITLPGYNTDGINFFTSLTYNWF; this is encoded by the coding sequence ATGGTTTTATCACGTTCATCTTCAACCACTTATCTGCGGTTGTGTATTTTAAGCGCATTTGGCGCATTTGCTATGAGCGCTAACGCCGCTACTGACGTCAATGTCATCAGTGATAGCGAGCTACCACAAGTTGAGCTTGATAAAATTGTAGTCACCGCCACTCGTACACCGACTAAAACCAGCAATGTCATTGCTCAGACTCGCGTCATTGATCAAGAAGACTTGAAACGCTTCCAAGGTCAAAATGCCCTTGATATCATCAAACGTCAGCCAGGTATCAGTCATTATACCAATGGCGGGCCTGGTACCACCTCAAACTTTTATATGCGTGGATATGATAATAAGCAAATATTGGTGCTTATTGATGGGGTACGCTATAGCTCAATTAGTGCTGGCGGCGCAACATTAAGCTTACTGCCTGCTGATCAAATCGATCGTATTGAAATATTATATGGTGCTTCTGGCTCTAGTATTTATGGTTCAGACGCAATCGGCGGCGTGATTCAAGTGTTTACTAAAGGCTCAAACATTGAAAAGAGTCAGGTTTCTATTACTGCAGGTATAGGCTCACATAATGAATATCTATATGGCGCTAGTGCTCAACTTAACAGTGGCAATGGCACGACAATGAGTTTATCAGCCAGCCATAATGAGACGGATGGCATCAATGCGACCTTACCAAATGCCTATGGTTATAATAGCGATGATGACGGCTTTAAAAGCGATAACGTTAGCTTAGCGTTAACTCAGCGTATCAATGAACAATGGTTAACCGGTGCAAGCGCCTTATATAGCAAATCGACCACAGATTATGACGATGGTGCAGCAAACGCCTATTCAAAACAAGAAAACGGTTCTGCGCAAGCGTTTGTTGATTGGCGTTATATGCCTGGTTCTTCTGTCAAATTACAGTATGGTCATTCTATTGATAAGAGTGATAACTACGGTAGCTTCCCTGGTGTTTTTGATACCAAACAAAATCAAGTTAGCCTAGTAGGTCAGCATAAGTTTCAAGTTGGTCAAGGCATATATGGCCTTGAATACCTTAACCAAGGGCTTGATAGTACTGCCTATACCGTTGATGACCGTGACGTGAAAAGCGCATTCTTAGGCTATCTATTGGCCAAAAATCAATTCGATGCTCAAGCCAACGTGCGCTTTGATGACAACTCACAATATGGTGGTGAGACGACTTACAACCTAGGTGGTGCCTATCACATTAATCCTAACCTACGCGCTGGTGCCAACTACGCCAAAGGCTTTCGTGCGCCTACTTTTAATGACTTATACTATCCGGGTTCAGGTAATACTAATTTGAAACCTGAAACCAGCGATAACTATGAAGCTTTTGTTGAATACGATACTGTATTACAGTCGACACGTCTAACAGGCTATCACAACAAAGTTGATGATCTAATTGGCTATGTTGCAAAACCTACACCTGGCAATCCTTGGGGCGGTAGCAGTGAAAACGTTGATAGAGCTAAAATTGAAGGTATTACCTTAACTTCAGATTGGGTTGTTGATAGCTATTTATTTGGTGGTAGCTATGACTATCAGCAAGCAAAAAATGCCAGTGGCGGTGCGAGCGATGGTAATTTCCTTGCCATTCGTCCTGAACATAAAGGTCTGGTATATGCAGGCTACCGCTTACCAAGCTTAGATGTTCGTGCAGAATACCAATATGTTGGTGATTATTATAGTGGTGTCGCTAATACAGACTCACAGTTAGTCGATTCTTACGGTTTATTGAATATCAGCGGTAACTATAAACTCACTGATAATCTATCTATGACTGCTCGTTTAAATAATATTGCGAATAAAAAATATATTACTCTACCGGGTTATAATACTGATGGTATTAACTTCTTCACCTCTTTAACCTATAATTGGTTCTAG
- the ahcY gene encoding adenosylhomocysteinase, which translates to MDAVSNTPSAHTIDPSFTDYKVADISLADYGRREITLAEAEMPALMGLRRRYEADQPLKGAKIAGCIHMTIQTAVLIETLVALGAEVRWTSCNIFSTQDHAAAAIAAAGISVYAWKGETEEEYEWCLRQQIHVGGEESGQLWDANLILDDGGDLTALIHNDYAELLDNIHGISEETTTGVHRLVEMLGKGTLKVPAINVNDAVTKSKNDNKYGCRHSLNDAIKRATDMFLAGRRALVIGYGDVGKGSTQSLRQEGMIVRVSEVDPICAMQACMDGFEVLSPYINGDNTGGAENINTRLLEDTDMIVTTTGNYHVCDRHMLAALKPGAVVCNIGHFDTEIDTQFMRDNWRWVEIKPQVHQIFRSDDENDYLILLAEGRLVNLGNATGHPSRVMDGSFANQVLAQMYLYEEKFADLPADTRTENLYVKVLPKKLDEEVAAAMVAGFNGTLTKLTEKQAEYLGVPVEGPFKPDAYKY; encoded by the coding sequence ATGGACGCAGTGTCTAACACCCCATCTGCCCATACGATCGACCCCTCTTTCACTGACTATAAAGTCGCCGACATCAGCCTAGCTGATTACGGCCGCCGTGAAATCACTCTAGCCGAAGCCGAAATGCCTGCCCTTATGGGTTTGCGTCGTCGCTACGAAGCCGATCAGCCGCTTAAAGGCGCAAAAATCGCTGGCTGTATCCACATGACCATCCAAACCGCCGTACTTATCGAGACACTAGTCGCGCTAGGTGCTGAAGTACGCTGGACATCATGTAACATCTTCTCAACTCAAGACCATGCTGCTGCTGCGATTGCTGCTGCTGGTATCTCTGTTTACGCTTGGAAAGGCGAAACCGAAGAAGAGTACGAATGGTGCTTACGTCAACAAATCCACGTTGGTGGTGAAGAATCAGGTCAGCTTTGGGATGCTAACTTAATCTTGGATGACGGCGGTGATTTGACTGCTTTGATTCATAACGATTATGCCGAGCTTCTTGATAACATCCATGGTATCTCAGAAGAAACCACCACTGGTGTCCATCGCTTGGTTGAAATGCTTGGTAAAGGTACGCTTAAAGTACCCGCTATCAACGTTAATGACGCGGTTACTAAGTCTAAAAACGATAATAAATACGGCTGCCGTCATAGTTTAAATGATGCCATCAAACGTGCTACCGACATGTTCCTTGCTGGTCGCCGCGCCTTAGTTATCGGTTATGGCGATGTGGGTAAAGGCTCTACGCAAAGTCTACGTCAAGAAGGCATGATTGTCCGTGTCTCAGAAGTCGATCCTATCTGTGCCATGCAGGCTTGTATGGACGGCTTTGAAGTATTGTCACCTTATATCAACGGCGATAACACTGGCGGCGCAGAAAACATCAATACGCGTCTGTTAGAAGATACCGACATGATTGTTACCACTACTGGTAACTACCATGTTTGTGACAGACATATGCTTGCAGCATTGAAGCCTGGTGCAGTCGTTTGTAACATCGGTCATTTTGACACCGAAATTGACACCCAATTTATGCGTGACAACTGGCGCTGGGTTGAGATTAAACCACAAGTGCATCAAATCTTCCGCTCAGACGACGAAAATGATTACTTGATTTTGCTTGCTGAAGGTCGTTTGGTAAATTTGGGTAATGCTACTGGTCACCCATCGCGCGTGATGGACGGCTCATTTGCTAACCAAGTATTGGCACAAATGTATCTGTATGAAGAAAAATTTGCTGACTTGCCAGCTGATACACGTACTGAAAACTTATACGTCAAAGTGTTACCGAAAAAGCTAGACGAAGAAGTTGCCGCTGCGATGGTTGCTGGCTTTAATGGTACGCTAACCAAGTTGACTGAAAAGCAAGCTGAGTATTTAGGCGTACCTGTTGAAGGTCCATTTAAGCCTGACGCTTATAAATACTAA
- a CDS encoding methylenetetrahydrofolate reductase, with translation MTKPAFSFEFFPAKTEQGHEKLLSTYDELNKLSPAYFSVTYGAGGSTRSRTLDIVQALCARGETDIAPHMSCIGDDKSEIAELLEHYKSLGIKRLVALRGDLPSGQVGMGELPFALDLVKFIREHSGDHFHIEVAAYPEMHPQARSFKLDVDNLVNKYQAGANASITQFFYNADSYLYLRESLEKRGIDTVAQPLVAGIMPITNSSNLMRFADSCGADIPRYVRKQLADFGDDSKAIREFGFEVVYRLCERLISEGVPAMHFYSMNKVEPNKRLIEALGLIA, from the coding sequence GTGACTAAGCCTGCTTTCTCCTTTGAGTTTTTCCCAGCCAAAACCGAGCAAGGACACGAAAAGCTCCTCAGCACTTATGATGAGCTGAATAAGCTGTCACCTGCGTACTTTTCGGTGACCTATGGTGCTGGTGGTTCAACTCGTAGCCGCACTTTAGATATTGTCCAAGCCTTATGCGCGCGCGGTGAGACTGATATTGCGCCGCATATGTCTTGTATTGGCGATGATAAAAGTGAAATTGCCGAGTTACTTGAGCATTACAAAAGCTTGGGCATCAAACGTTTGGTCGCATTACGTGGCGATTTGCCTTCAGGTCAAGTAGGCATGGGCGAGCTGCCGTTTGCATTAGATTTGGTCAAGTTCATCCGTGAGCATTCGGGCGATCATTTCCATATCGAAGTAGCCGCCTATCCTGAGATGCATCCACAAGCGCGTAGCTTTAAGCTTGATGTCGACAACTTGGTCAATAAATATCAAGCTGGCGCCAATGCTTCGATTACCCAGTTTTTCTACAACGCTGATAGCTACTTGTATCTGCGTGAGAGCTTAGAAAAACGCGGTATTGATACCGTAGCACAGCCATTGGTTGCTGGCATTATGCCCATCACCAACTCTAGCAATCTGATGCGTTTTGCTGACAGCTGTGGCGCCGATATTCCGCGTTATGTACGTAAGCAATTGGCTGACTTTGGTGATGATAGTAAGGCGATTCGCGAGTTTGGCTTTGAAGTGGTCTATCGTCTGTGTGAGCGTTTAATTAGCGAGGGTGTACCTGCCATGCATTTTTATAGCATGAATAAGGTTGAGCCAAACAAGCGCTTAATTGAAGCCTTAGGCTTGATTGCTTAA
- a CDS encoding 16S rRNA (uracil(1498)-N(3))-methyltransferase translates to MRRFFYATNSNISNDVTNEKAATYPQLSTLPIGASVELTESIIHHWCRVLRANIGDKGILFDGFGGEYQVQILTISKKNATVTLLSHTNNDNSAPIFTKIGLVMSRGERMDYAIQKSTELGVTAIQLLSSHHGEVNLKPAQVEKKLAHWQQVAIAACEQCGLNRPPLIIAPIPINDWLKPITTTTPVKIEATISSMVTTLSQDAYYQVLQQPADLRLQLSVPAAGQPAMPDSLLSVLQQPVPYIELLIGPEGGLSANECAQAADVGFEPWQIGTRVLRTETAPVVALATLQALLPRVNP, encoded by the coding sequence TTGCGACGTTTCTTTTATGCCACTAATAGCAACATTAGTAATGACGTTACCAATGAAAAGGCTGCGACCTACCCTCAGCTTAGCACCTTGCCTATCGGTGCCAGCGTCGAATTAACCGAAAGTATCATCCATCATTGGTGCCGTGTATTACGCGCTAATATTGGCGATAAAGGTATCTTATTTGACGGTTTTGGCGGTGAATATCAGGTACAGATACTGACCATCAGTAAAAAAAACGCGACTGTGACCCTGCTTTCTCACACAAATAATGATAATAGTGCACCAATATTTACCAAAATCGGGCTGGTAATGAGTCGTGGCGAACGGATGGATTACGCCATTCAAAAATCTACCGAGCTTGGCGTCACTGCCATCCAATTGCTAAGCAGTCATCATGGCGAGGTCAACCTGAAGCCTGCCCAAGTCGAAAAAAAGCTTGCTCATTGGCAGCAGGTTGCGATTGCTGCCTGTGAGCAATGCGGTCTTAACCGTCCACCGCTTATTATTGCGCCTATTCCCATTAACGATTGGCTTAAGCCTATCACAACGACCACGCCTGTGAAGATAGAAGCGACTATCAGCTCTATGGTTACCACCCTTAGTCAGGATGCTTATTATCAAGTATTACAACAACCCGCTGATTTGCGTCTACAGCTTAGTGTACCAGCGGCAGGACAACCTGCTATGCCTGATTCGCTACTATCGGTATTACAGCAACCAGTGCCTTATATTGAATTGTTGATTGGTCCTGAAGGTGGCCTAAGTGCTAACGAATGCGCTCAAGCAGCAGACGTTGGTTTTGAGCCTTGGCAAATTGGCACAAGGGTATTACGAACAGAAACTGCGCCAGTAGTCGCCTTGGCAACATTGCAAGCGCTGTTGCCACGTGTCAATCCTTAG